A genomic region of Elaeis guineensis isolate ETL-2024a chromosome 9, EG11, whole genome shotgun sequence contains the following coding sequences:
- the LOC140851772 gene encoding WAT1-related protein At5g64700-like: protein MDGKKPYMILIFIQLMYTGFYVISKAAFDDGLSSYVFIVYRQAAASILLMPLAIIFERRSAPPLSFLLLLKVFMHAMVGITLSMIMYNIGLIYTSATVGSATSNTIPVITFFLALLLRMETINLKSLSGVAKALGLALCLAGIMTIAFYTGPHLNPLIHYHPLGHKTSSTSHGPAHSKQNWMKGSFIMVTATTTWSFALVVQGILLNEYPSKLLLTTLQCLFSTVQSFFVAMIFERDISRWKIGLDIGLLAILYSGFVVSGVSFYLQTWCINKKGPVFLAMSTPLALIFTIICSSFFLGELIYLGSLLGGVLMVGGLYTVLWGKGKEDMICESMNEDAKNSVEERGATSPCHPV, encoded by the exons ATGGATGGAAAGAAGCCTTATATGATTCTGATCTTCATACAATTGATGTATACCGGGTTTTATGTGATCTCTAAGGCAGCATTTGATGATGGTTTGAGCTCATATGTGTTCATCGTCTACCGGCAAGCAGCTGCCTCCATATTGCTAATGCCACTTGCTATTATTTTTGAAAG GAGAAGTGCTCCACCACTATCATTTCTGCTATTGCTCAAGGTGTTCATGCATGCAATGGTGGG GATTACATTGAGTATGATCATGTATAACATTGGACTTATATACACCTCGGCAACGGTGGGCTCTGCAACATCAAACACAATTCCAGTGATCACCTTCTTCTTAGCCCTACTACTCCG GATGGAAACTATCAACCTGAAAAGCCTCTCAGGAGTGGCCAAGGCCTTGGGTTTAGCACTTTGCTTGGCTGGAATCATGACCATCGCCTTCTACACAGGCCCCCATCTAAATCCCTTGATCCATTATCACCCCTTGGGCCACAAAACAAGCTCCACCAGCCATGGACCTGCCCATTCAAAGCAGAACTGGATGAAAGGATCCTTCATCATGGTCACTGCTACCACAACTTGGTCTTTTGCGCTTGTTGTCCAG GGAATTTTATTAAATGAGTACCCTTCAAAGCTTCTTCTTACGACACTCCAATGCCTTTTCAGCACAGTTCAGTCTTTCTTTGTTGCCATGATATTTGAGAGAGACATATCGAGATGGAAGATAGGCTTAGATATCGGGCTGCTTGCTATCTTATATTCT GGATTTGTTGTTAGTGGTGTTTCCTTCTACTTGCAAACTTGGTGCATCAACAAGAAGGGCCCTGTTTTCCTAGCCATGTCCACCCCATTGGCCCTTATTTTCACCATAATTTGTTCATCATTTTTCTTAGGCGAGCTGATCTATTTGGGAAG TCTCCTAGGTGGAGTTTTGATGGTCGGAGGCCTGTATACTGTTCTGTGGGGAAAAGGCAAGGAGGATATGATATGTGAGTCGATGAACGAAGACGCAAAGAATAGCGTGGAGGAGAGAGGAGCCACATCACCATGTCACCCAGTTTGA
- the LOC140851653 gene encoding WAT1-related protein At1g68170-like yields the protein MACSITSLKLTSATLANALSNLMPASTFILAVAFRFIPRNNRKLEILGIRTASGQAKVLGTLVGLDGATFLTLYKGPDINPWSTKKDLLKFYPKGDHHQAMPHEPAKRIMGAVLAIASTFSYSLWLIIQAKICRTYTCHYSSSALMSLMGAIQAIFIALCTNREMNQWRLGFNVRLLTIAYSGIVASGLIIIVTMWCIEKKGPLYVSVFNPLQLVVVVLLSSPLLGERLHLGSVLGAVLIITGLYLVLWGKKKEATVVAETLGAKNISEPNNKEEETLTRGPQNVCMLNSREEETETNASMP from the exons ATGGC atgctccatcacgAGCTTAAAGCTAACTTCGGCAACCTTGGCCAATGCGTTGAGCAACCTCATGCCTGCATCCACATTTATCTTGGCTGTCGCTTTCAGGTTTATCCCACGCAATAATCGAaaa ttGGAAATTTTAGGGATTCGAACAGCTTCGGGACAAGCGAAGGTGTTGGGGACACTTGTGGGACTAGATGGGGCAACATTTCTTACCTTATACAAAGGTCCGGACATCAATCCTTGGTCCACAAAGAAAGACCTCCTTAAGTTCTATCCAAAGGGTGACCATCACCAAGCTATGCCTCACGAGCCAGCTAAACGAATCATGGGTGCAGTTTTGGCGATTGCTTCTACTTTCTCTTATTCACTCTGGTTAATAATTCAG GCAAAGATATGCAGAACATATACTTGTCACTATTCAAGCTCAGCGCTGATGAGTCTGATGGGAGCAATCCAAGCTATTTTCATAGCCCTCTGCACAAACAGAGAAATGAATCAATGGAGATTAGGTTTTAATGTTAGGCTTCTCACCATTGCCTACAGT GGAATTGTTGCATCTGGGTTGATCATAATAGTGACGATGTGGTGCATAGAGAAAAAAGGTCCATTGTACGTCTCAGTTTTCAATCCTTTGCAGCTTGTGGTTGTTGTCTTATTAAGTTCACCTCTGCTTGGTGAGAGGTTGCACTTGGGAAG TGTATTGGGTGCAGTTTTGATTATAACTGGACTTTATTTGGTGCTGTGGGGCAAGAAAAAGGAAGCAACCGTTGTGGCTGAAACCTTGGGGGCTAAAAATATTTCTGAACCAaacaacaaagaagaagaaactctCACACGCGGGCCTCAAAATGTTTGCATGCTAAATAGCAGGGAAGAAGAGACCGAGACAAATGCATCAATGCCATAG